One stretch of Nitrosococcus watsonii C-113 DNA includes these proteins:
- a CDS encoding pyridoxal phosphate-dependent decarboxylase family protein, with product MGQRLAAFVATIDRQPAQAADYFDPHASWLREPIPETPGAPGELLDFIFEQVIPAAFNSASPGYLAYVPGGGLFSSALGELIAATVNRYTGIWAAAPAAVELETQFLRWLAELMGFPRGSLGLLTSGASMSTLIALVAAREKYLGEQLLKGTVYYSSEAHHMVAKAARVAGIPGRNLRPIQADERLRLRADLFEETVCQDRERGLLPFFVCGTAGTVNTGAVDPLAEIAAVAAKYELWFHVDGAYGAAFRMVPELQPLFKGMERADSLAMDPHKGLFLAYGTGALLMPDMANLRRAFSASAAYMPASQESGEHLDFCELSPELSREWRGLRLWLPFKLHGVAAFRQALGEKRRLAVQAWQRLSREPDVEMAAPPELSLFAFRQRFQGVSREEENRRNQALLERINAPRRIMLTGTEVGGRYFLRICILQLRTHEAILNEGLELILEALAEGRNDF from the coding sequence GTGGGTCAGCGGCTAGCTGCCTTTGTGGCAACGATAGACCGGCAGCCTGCCCAAGCTGCTGACTACTTTGATCCCCACGCTTCTTGGCTGCGGGAACCCATACCCGAAACCCCAGGTGCGCCTGGAGAACTGCTGGATTTTATCTTTGAGCAAGTCATTCCTGCTGCCTTTAATTCGGCGAGTCCCGGCTATCTTGCCTATGTCCCAGGGGGCGGGCTATTTTCCTCGGCCCTTGGTGAGCTGATTGCCGCCACCGTTAATCGCTATACGGGTATCTGGGCTGCCGCGCCCGCCGCGGTTGAATTGGAAACCCAGTTTCTCCGTTGGCTGGCGGAATTAATGGGTTTTCCTCGGGGATCGCTAGGACTTTTGACTTCAGGGGCCTCCATGTCAACGCTGATCGCCCTAGTTGCTGCTAGAGAAAAATACCTGGGTGAGCAACTTCTTAAAGGCACTGTCTACTATTCCAGCGAGGCGCATCATATGGTGGCCAAAGCGGCCAGGGTGGCAGGTATTCCGGGGAGAAATCTGCGCCCAATTCAAGCCGATGAAAGACTTCGCCTGCGGGCCGATCTGTTTGAGGAAACTGTGTGTCAAGATCGCGAGCGGGGATTATTGCCATTTTTTGTTTGCGGCACTGCCGGCACGGTAAACACAGGTGCGGTGGATCCTCTAGCTGAGATTGCGGCAGTAGCGGCAAAATATGAGCTTTGGTTTCATGTGGATGGGGCTTATGGGGCTGCTTTTCGTATGGTACCGGAGCTGCAACCCCTATTTAAAGGGATGGAGCGGGCGGATTCCTTGGCGATGGATCCTCATAAAGGGCTCTTTTTAGCCTATGGGACTGGCGCTCTGCTCATGCCTGATATGGCAAATCTGCGCCGGGCATTTAGCGCCTCAGCGGCTTATATGCCAGCCTCTCAGGAAAGCGGCGAGCATTTGGATTTTTGTGAATTGTCACCAGAACTCTCTCGTGAGTGGCGGGGCCTGCGCCTGTGGCTACCTTTTAAGCTCCATGGCGTGGCTGCTTTTCGCCAGGCGCTGGGCGAAAAGCGCCGCTTGGCTGTCCAAGCCTGGCAGCGGCTCTCCCGAGAGCCTGATGTGGAGATGGCCGCCCCTCCCGAACTTTCTCTCTTTGCTTTTCGGCAGCGTTTTCAGGGAGTCAGCAGGGAAGAAGAAAATCGCCGAAACCAGGCGTTGCTGGAGCGCATTAATGCGCCTCGCCGCATCATGTTGACGGGGACCGAGGTTGGTGGCCGCTATTTTCTGAGAATCTGTATCCTGCAGCTGCGCACCCATGAAGCTATCTTAAACGAAGGGCTTGAACTTATTCTGGAAGCGCTTGCTGAAGGGAGAAATGATTTTTAA
- a CDS encoding PQQ-dependent sugar dehydrogenase: MDKHPRKKIFYRLLSCLLFAGIVLWFFLPERFAINIPIRLFEASSPSTTILQERLQLPDGFIIRLYASDLPDIRMMRFTQEGDLLVSLAKAGDIVLLERDANGDGQPEDRHTLLTQLNQPHGIGLHQGWLYVAETDAVGRIRFDATARVVRGKYQHIARLPSGSGHWTRTLGFSPDGWLYVSVGSSCNACEEADIQRATLLRFSPTGSKGEIFASGLRNTVGFDWHPSTHQLYGTDNGRDFLGDDLPPDELNLIEQGGFYGWPYAYGDKIPDPSLGPGHQEAIQNSIAPVYHFAAHTAPLGITFLRGKQLPPAYQEAALVALHGSWNRTEKQGYEIVSLHFNKAGEISDRKFATGFEIDGNVIGRPVDVAEGPDGAIYITDDFTGSIYRVSYLSNP, translated from the coding sequence GTGGACAAGCACCCAAGAAAGAAAATTTTCTATCGCCTACTCTCTTGCCTGCTGTTTGCCGGTATTGTTCTATGGTTTTTCCTACCCGAACGCTTTGCCATAAATATTCCTATCCGGCTATTTGAAGCAAGTTCCCCCTCAACCACGATTCTTCAGGAGCGCCTACAATTACCTGACGGGTTTATTATCAGACTTTATGCCAGCGATCTTCCAGACATTCGTATGATGCGATTTACGCAGGAAGGCGACCTTTTAGTCAGCTTAGCAAAGGCCGGGGACATCGTTCTACTGGAACGCGATGCTAATGGCGACGGCCAGCCCGAGGACCGCCATACCTTACTAACCCAACTTAACCAGCCTCACGGGATCGGCCTTCATCAAGGCTGGCTCTATGTTGCAGAAACGGATGCCGTAGGCCGCATTCGCTTTGATGCGACAGCTCGTGTTGTTCGTGGAAAATACCAACACATTGCTCGGCTCCCCAGCGGCAGTGGGCACTGGACCCGCACCTTGGGTTTTAGCCCCGATGGCTGGCTCTATGTTTCAGTGGGTTCGAGTTGCAATGCTTGCGAAGAAGCAGATATTCAGCGGGCAACGCTGCTTCGTTTTTCCCCAACCGGCAGCAAGGGTGAAATTTTTGCGTCTGGCCTGAGAAATACGGTTGGTTTTGATTGGCATCCTAGTACGCATCAGCTCTATGGTACGGATAATGGCCGCGACTTCCTGGGGGATGACCTTCCCCCCGATGAGCTAAATCTTATTGAACAAGGTGGATTTTATGGCTGGCCCTATGCCTATGGAGATAAAATTCCCGATCCTAGCTTGGGTCCAGGCCATCAAGAAGCTATTCAAAATAGCATTGCGCCCGTCTATCACTTCGCCGCTCATACAGCTCCCCTTGGCATCACCTTCTTGCGCGGTAAGCAGCTTCCACCCGCCTATCAGGAAGCGGCTTTAGTGGCACTTCATGGCTCCTGGAATCGAACCGAGAAACAGGGCTACGAAATTGTCTCTTTACACTTTAATAAGGCAGGAGAGATCAGCGACCGCAAGTTTGCTACTGGCTTCGAAATAGATGGAAATGTCATTGGGCGCCCAGTGGATGTGGCGGAAGGCCCCGATGGAGCCATCTATATCACCGATGATTTCACAGGCAGCATTTATCGTGTGAGCTATCTATCAAATCCCTAG
- a CDS encoding inositol-3-phosphate synthase, with translation MRKIKIAIIGMGNCASSLLQGFYYYADKKSEDAIGLMHWSIGGYKPSDIEVAVAFDIDKRKVGKDIAEAIFAEPNCTAMFCPDILKTGTNVQMGKILDGVSGHMKDYDPKHTFILADDPEPTQEEVVQALRSSGAEVLLNYLPVGSEQATQFYAECALEAGIAFINNIPVFIASNPAWARRFKEKNLPLIGDDIKAQVGATITHRALTDLFRKRGVKLERTYQLNTGGNTDFLNMLNRHRLASKKESKTEAIQAVAAERLDPNNIHVGPSDYVPWQKDNKLCFIRMEGKLFGDVPMNLELRLSVEDSPNSAGVAVDAIRFVKLALERGQGGVLHAPSAYLCKHPPRQYSDDEAYRMTEAFIENKLVDSPALPNIYQEEGKSPVASRR, from the coding sequence ATGAGAAAAATTAAGATTGCTATTATAGGCATGGGTAATTGTGCTAGTTCATTGCTGCAAGGGTTTTACTATTACGCTGATAAAAAATCGGAGGACGCCATCGGCTTAATGCATTGGTCGATCGGAGGTTATAAACCATCAGATATTGAAGTAGCGGTGGCCTTTGATATTGACAAACGCAAGGTAGGCAAAGACATAGCCGAGGCCATTTTCGCCGAGCCCAATTGCACGGCTATGTTTTGCCCAGATATCCTAAAAACCGGCACTAACGTCCAGATGGGAAAAATCCTAGACGGCGTCTCAGGCCACATGAAGGATTATGATCCCAAACATACCTTTATACTTGCCGATGATCCTGAACCGACTCAAGAAGAAGTCGTGCAAGCCTTACGGAGCTCAGGGGCGGAGGTTCTACTGAACTACTTACCGGTAGGTTCGGAGCAGGCAACCCAATTCTATGCGGAATGCGCCCTGGAAGCGGGGATTGCGTTTATCAATAATATTCCTGTCTTTATTGCTAGTAATCCCGCCTGGGCCAGGCGTTTCAAAGAGAAAAACCTTCCTCTTATCGGGGACGATATTAAGGCCCAAGTAGGGGCCACCATTACTCACCGCGCCTTGACTGATCTTTTTAGAAAGCGTGGGGTCAAACTAGAACGGACCTATCAGCTCAATACCGGCGGCAATACGGATTTTCTAAATATGCTGAACCGTCACCGGTTAGCTTCTAAGAAGGAGTCTAAAACAGAAGCCATACAGGCCGTTGCCGCCGAGCGCCTGGACCCGAACAATATCCATGTAGGCCCCAGCGACTACGTTCCCTGGCAAAAAGACAACAAACTCTGCTTTATTCGCATGGAAGGCAAGCTATTTGGGGATGTTCCCATGAATCTAGAATTACGCCTATCAGTGGAAGACTCCCCCAACTCAGCGGGTGTTGCCGTAGATGCCATCCGGTTCGTGAAACTTGCCTTAGAACGTGGCCAAGGCGGCGTATTGCACGCGCCTTCGGCTTATCTCTGCAAACACCCTCCACGGCAATATTCTGATGATGAGGCCTACCGCATGACCGAGGCATTTATCGAAAATAAACTGGTAGACTCCCCCGCGCTTCCTAACATTTACCAAGAAGAAGGAAAATCACCTGTAGCTTCTCGAAGATAG
- a CDS encoding CDP-alcohol phosphatidyltransferase family protein: MMEKIRATAQQYLHQILAPVVHLLARSRLSPNQVSIAGFILALVAMVVLLAGYPFAAGVIFLLGSSFDILDGALARLEKKNTPFGALLDSTLDRISEGAILMAIAYHLALEGQAAAVAVVVLAQLGGMLTSYIRARAEVLGITCTIGWVSRPERVIIIGTGLSFDLLMEAAYLLAVLSLWTAGQRFFHVSTALHRHNP; this comes from the coding sequence ATGATGGAAAAAATCCGTGCTACTGCACAGCAATATTTACATCAAATTTTGGCGCCGGTAGTGCATCTCTTGGCCCGCTCCCGGCTATCCCCCAATCAGGTAAGTATCGCCGGTTTTATCCTTGCCCTAGTGGCGATGGTGGTCTTGCTTGCAGGTTATCCCTTTGCTGCCGGTGTCATATTCCTGCTGGGAAGTAGCTTTGATATTCTGGATGGGGCGCTGGCCCGGCTAGAGAAAAAAAACACACCCTTTGGTGCATTACTTGATTCCACATTGGATCGAATCAGCGAAGGCGCGATACTCATGGCCATTGCCTATCACTTAGCCCTGGAAGGGCAAGCAGCCGCAGTAGCAGTTGTGGTACTAGCCCAGCTTGGCGGGATGCTGACCAGTTACATCCGAGCGCGCGCGGAAGTTTTAGGCATCACCTGTACTATTGGTTGGGTAAGCCGCCCCGAGCGGGTTATTATAATAGGAACTGGTTTAAGCTTTGACCTGCTCATGGAAGCCGCCTACCTCCTCGCTGTGCTCAGCCTATGGACGGCCGGCCAGCGATTCTTTCATGTTTCCACGGCTCTCCACCGCCATAACCCCTAG